The following are encoded in a window of Paenibacillus polymyxa genomic DNA:
- the purL gene encoding phosphoribosylformylglycinamidine synthase subunit PurL — MAQQVSAKEPTAEQVAEHKLYQQMGVSDSEYALICEFMGRQPNYTEIGVFSVMWSEHCAYKNSKPLLRRFPTSGPRVLMGPGEGAGIVDIGDNQAVVFKIESHNHPSAVEPFQGAATGVGGIIRDIFSMGARPVAVLNSLRFGKLESDRVKYLFEHVVSGIAGYGNCIGIPTVGGEVVFDESYEGNPLVNAMCVGLIDHDKIQRGVAKGVGNPVFYVGPPTGRDGIHGATFASVELTEESEANRTAVQVGDPFMEKLVMESCLELIDSGIVLGIQDMGAAGLTCSSAEMASKAGNGLELYLDQVPQREEGMTPYEMMLSESQERMLFVVEPKDEAQALEIFERWGVICAKVGKVTDDGRLRLFHHNEVVGDMPVTALVDECPIYDKPSEVPAYYEQNAAIDTLRYAEVTDLNGALKKVLSSPSVASKKWVYEQYDYMVRTSTAVRPGSDAAVVTVRGTRKGLAMTTDCNGRYVYLDPEVGGRIAVSEAARNIVCSGGEPLAITDNLNFGNPEKPDIFWQMEKAVDGMAEACRVLDTPVIGGNVSLYNENAKGSIYPTPVVGMVGLVHDTDHITTQGFKAEGDVIFLVGDTKAELGGSEFQAVVHGVSEGRPPELDLNVEKRLLTAVLGAIQGGLVQSAHDLAEGGLAVALAESGISSGLGAQVNVETTLRPDHALFSESQSRILLSASPDKASALEAHLRGLEVPVTVLGKVEGSQLTVEVNGQPALNEAVASLKRIWEDVIPCLMK, encoded by the coding sequence ATGGCGCAGCAAGTGTCCGCTAAGGAACCGACGGCAGAGCAGGTTGCCGAACATAAACTGTATCAGCAGATGGGTGTATCGGACAGTGAATATGCGTTGATCTGTGAATTCATGGGACGTCAGCCCAATTATACGGAGATAGGCGTGTTCAGTGTCATGTGGTCAGAGCATTGTGCTTACAAAAACTCCAAGCCGTTGTTGCGTCGTTTTCCAACGAGCGGTCCGCGAGTTCTGATGGGACCCGGCGAGGGCGCAGGCATTGTAGATATCGGTGACAACCAAGCGGTTGTATTTAAAATCGAAAGCCATAACCATCCATCGGCTGTGGAGCCTTTTCAAGGGGCAGCGACTGGGGTAGGCGGTATCATTCGTGATATTTTCTCCATGGGTGCAAGACCAGTTGCGGTGTTGAACTCTCTGCGTTTTGGCAAGCTGGAGAGCGACCGTGTGAAATATTTGTTCGAGCATGTGGTATCCGGTATTGCGGGATACGGGAACTGTATCGGTATTCCGACTGTAGGCGGCGAGGTCGTATTTGATGAAAGCTACGAAGGCAATCCGCTCGTCAATGCAATGTGTGTCGGACTGATTGATCATGATAAAATCCAGCGTGGTGTTGCTAAAGGGGTCGGTAACCCGGTGTTCTACGTGGGACCGCCGACAGGTCGTGATGGGATTCACGGAGCGACATTCGCATCGGTTGAGCTGACAGAGGAATCTGAAGCGAACCGGACTGCGGTTCAAGTAGGCGATCCTTTTATGGAGAAGCTGGTTATGGAATCATGTCTGGAATTGATCGACAGCGGTATTGTGCTGGGTATTCAGGATATGGGTGCCGCAGGACTTACCTGCTCCAGCGCGGAGATGGCGAGTAAGGCTGGCAACGGTCTGGAGCTGTATCTGGATCAGGTACCGCAGCGTGAAGAGGGCATGACACCTTATGAAATGATGCTGTCTGAATCACAGGAACGGATGCTGTTCGTAGTAGAGCCTAAGGATGAAGCACAGGCACTGGAAATTTTCGAGCGCTGGGGTGTTATTTGTGCCAAGGTCGGTAAAGTGACGGATGACGGTCGTTTGCGTTTGTTCCATCACAATGAAGTGGTCGGAGATATGCCAGTGACGGCGCTGGTTGACGAGTGTCCGATTTATGACAAGCCTTCCGAAGTCCCTGCTTATTATGAGCAAAATGCTGCTATTGACACACTTCGTTATGCAGAAGTGACGGATTTGAACGGTGCGTTGAAAAAGGTGCTGTCATCACCAAGTGTAGCCAGTAAGAAATGGGTATACGAGCAGTATGACTACATGGTACGCACGAGTACAGCCGTTCGTCCGGGATCGGATGCAGCTGTTGTGACTGTGCGCGGAACTCGTAAGGGACTCGCCATGACGACAGATTGTAACGGACGGTATGTATACCTTGATCCAGAGGTAGGCGGACGGATTGCAGTCAGCGAAGCAGCGCGTAACATTGTATGCTCCGGCGGCGAGCCGTTGGCAATTACGGATAATCTGAACTTCGGTAACCCTGAAAAGCCAGATATTTTCTGGCAAATGGAAAAAGCCGTGGACGGTATGGCAGAAGCTTGCCGTGTACTGGATACACCTGTCATCGGGGGCAATGTCAGCTTGTACAATGAAAATGCTAAAGGCTCCATCTATCCGACGCCTGTTGTCGGTATGGTAGGTTTGGTACATGATACAGATCATATTACGACACAAGGCTTCAAAGCCGAAGGCGATGTGATTTTCCTGGTGGGGGACACGAAGGCCGAGCTGGGAGGCAGTGAGTTCCAAGCTGTCGTACACGGTGTATCCGAGGGACGCCCGCCTGAGCTGGATTTGAACGTAGAGAAAAGACTACTGACTGCGGTACTGGGAGCGATTCAGGGCGGATTGGTACAATCTGCGCATGATTTGGCAGAGGGAGGATTGGCTGTAGCGCTTGCGGAATCTGGGATTAGCAGCGGATTGGGAGCACAGGTCAACGTAGAAACGACTTTGCGTCCTGACCATGCTTTGTTTAGCGAAAGCCAATCCCGTATTTTGTTATCTGCATCGCCGGATAAAGCGTCTGCTCTGGAAGCACATCTGCGTGGTTTGGAAGTGCCAGTTACTGTATTAGGAAAAGTTGAAGGATCACAATTGACAGTTGAGGTGAACGGACAACCCGCTTTGAACGAGGCAGTCGCCAGTTTGAAGCGAATCTGGGAGGATGTCATTCCATGTCTGATGAAATAA
- the purF gene encoding amidophosphoribosyltransferase, whose protein sequence is MSDEITARTLWTGDYYNEGSGKEGLFDKLKEECGVFGVYRHSDAASLAYYGLHALQHRGEESAGICVSSGDEFHYHRGMGLVKEVFNKDLMASLTGDIAIGHVRYSTSGDSKLTNAQPLVFKYRDGDLAVATNGNIVNALQIRQELEQGGSIFQTTSDTEVVAHLIARSSKDLVEAAKDALKRIVGGFAFLIMTNDKLLVASDPNGLRPLTMGRLGDAYLFASETCALETIGAELLRDIEPGELLVLDKNGLHEDRYSEGKHRKALCAMEYIYFARPDSDLNGSNLHAARKRMGSQMALEAFVDADLVTGVPDSSISAAIGYAEQTGIPYELGMIKNKYTGRTFIQPSQELREQGVKMKLSAVRRVVEGKRVIMIDDSIVRGTTSRRIVNMLRDAGALEVHVRITSPPFKNPCFYGIDTPDRRELIASSKTVEEIREEINADSLYFMSAEGLIAAVGGYNEQDYKGGLCLACFDNDYPTQVDFKGEEKFGCSC, encoded by the coding sequence ATGTCTGATGAAATAACAGCACGGACGTTGTGGACTGGAGATTATTATAATGAAGGCTCTGGTAAAGAGGGGCTGTTTGATAAATTAAAAGAGGAATGCGGTGTGTTTGGAGTATACAGACACTCCGATGCCGCTTCCCTAGCATATTACGGATTGCATGCACTCCAGCATCGCGGGGAGGAAAGTGCAGGCATCTGTGTGAGCAGTGGCGACGAGTTCCATTATCATCGTGGAATGGGGCTTGTAAAAGAAGTATTCAATAAAGATTTGATGGCTTCGCTGACAGGCGATATTGCCATAGGACATGTGCGCTACTCGACAAGTGGAGACAGTAAGCTAACGAATGCACAGCCTTTGGTGTTCAAGTATCGTGATGGCGATCTGGCAGTAGCGACGAACGGGAATATCGTGAATGCTTTGCAAATCCGGCAAGAGCTGGAGCAGGGCGGGTCTATTTTTCAAACGACCAGCGATACAGAAGTAGTGGCGCATTTGATCGCACGATCATCCAAGGATTTAGTGGAGGCCGCGAAAGATGCATTGAAGCGTATTGTCGGCGGATTTGCCTTTCTGATTATGACCAACGATAAATTGCTGGTCGCCTCTGATCCCAATGGCTTGCGTCCGTTGACGATGGGCAGATTAGGTGATGCATATTTGTTTGCTTCTGAAACCTGTGCTTTGGAAACGATTGGGGCAGAGCTGTTGCGCGATATCGAGCCGGGTGAACTGTTGGTGTTGGACAAAAATGGTCTGCACGAAGACCGTTACAGTGAAGGCAAGCATCGTAAAGCACTGTGCGCGATGGAATATATTTATTTTGCCCGTCCTGACAGTGATTTGAATGGTTCCAATCTTCATGCTGCGCGCAAAAGAATGGGTAGCCAGATGGCGCTGGAAGCTTTTGTCGATGCGGATCTGGTGACAGGAGTGCCAGATTCCAGTATTTCGGCTGCGATTGGTTATGCTGAGCAGACAGGTATTCCTTATGAGCTGGGTATGATTAAAAATAAATACACTGGACGTACCTTCATTCAGCCGAGTCAGGAGTTACGCGAGCAGGGTGTGAAAATGAAGCTGAGCGCTGTACGACGTGTTGTTGAAGGTAAACGAGTCATTATGATCGACGATTCTATTGTCCGGGGCACTACATCCCGCCGAATCGTGAATATGTTGCGGGATGCAGGGGCACTGGAGGTACATGTACGTATTACCTCACCGCCTTTCAAAAACCCGTGCTTCTACGGTATTGACACGCCGGATCGCCGGGAGCTGATTGCTTCATCCAAAACCGTCGAGGAAATTCGTGAGGAAATTAACGCCGATTCGCTTTACTTTATGAGCGCCGAGGGTTTGATTGCCGCTGTAGGTGGATATAACGAACAGGATTACAAAGGCGGCTTGTGCCTAGCCTGTTTCGATAATGATTACCCGACTCAGGTAGATTTCAAAGGTGAAGAAAAGTTCGGATGTAGTTGTTGA
- the purM gene encoding phosphoribosylformylglycinamidine cyclo-ligase — protein sequence MSEAYKNAGVDIAAGNEAVERMKKHVKRTFRPEVLTDLGGFGALFGLNKDKYEEPVLVSGTDGVGTKLKLAFAMDRHDTIGIDAVAMCVNDIVVGGAEPLFFLDYLACDKVVPEKIEAIVAGIAEGCHQSGCALVGGETAEMPGMYSEGEYDIAGFTVGIVDKSKIINGSSIAPGDTVIGLASSGVHSNGFSLVRKLLLEQQGYDLHDEIEGLNGKLGDVLLEPTKIYVKSVLALLDKVKVKGMAHITGGGFIENIPRVLPDHVNVDIEYGTWPILPIFQLMQEKGAISNKDMFTTFNMGIGMVIVVGEEHAQTALEVLKEQGEAAYVIGKVTEGSSIVTFTGAEV from the coding sequence ATGTCCGAAGCATACAAAAACGCAGGGGTAGATATCGCTGCCGGTAATGAAGCAGTAGAACGGATGAAAAAGCACGTTAAACGTACCTTCCGTCCCGAAGTGCTGACGGACTTGGGCGGATTCGGTGCATTGTTCGGCCTGAATAAGGATAAGTACGAGGAGCCTGTACTCGTTTCCGGTACCGATGGTGTCGGCACGAAGCTAAAGCTTGCTTTCGCAATGGATCGTCATGACACCATTGGTATTGACGCGGTTGCGATGTGTGTAAACGACATTGTCGTCGGGGGAGCGGAGCCACTCTTTTTTCTGGATTACCTCGCTTGTGACAAGGTTGTGCCCGAGAAAATTGAAGCTATAGTCGCTGGAATCGCAGAGGGATGCCATCAATCGGGCTGTGCGCTGGTCGGCGGTGAAACCGCAGAAATGCCAGGGATGTATAGCGAGGGTGAATATGATATTGCCGGATTCACGGTAGGGATTGTAGATAAAAGCAAAATTATCAACGGTAGCTCCATTGCTCCCGGAGATACAGTGATCGGTCTGGCCTCCAGTGGAGTTCACAGTAACGGCTTCTCCCTGGTGCGCAAGCTGTTATTGGAACAGCAGGGTTATGATTTGCATGATGAAATCGAAGGCTTGAACGGCAAACTGGGCGATGTACTGCTGGAGCCGACGAAAATTTACGTGAAATCCGTTTTGGCATTGCTGGACAAGGTAAAAGTAAAAGGCATGGCGCATATCACAGGTGGCGGTTTTATTGAAAATATCCCTAGAGTGTTACCGGATCACGTCAATGTGGATATAGAATACGGCACTTGGCCGATTTTGCCAATCTTCCAGCTCATGCAGGAAAAAGGCGCAATCTCCAACAAAGACATGTTCACAACCTTTAATATGGGAATTGGGATGGTAATCGTTGTAGGCGAAGAGCATGCACAGACTGCACTGGAAGTTCTGAAGGAACAGGGCGAAGCTGCATATGTGATCGGAAAAGTAACGGAAGGCAGTTCTATCGTGACCTTTACGGGAGCAGAGGTGTAA
- the purN gene encoding phosphoribosylglycinamide formyltransferase, producing the protein MNEYRIAVFASGEGTNFQSLVDAAARGELGGASVELLICDKPAATAVARAQKAGIACHTFRPKEYPSREDYERELVALLEQKSIDLIVLAGYMRLLSSVMVDAYAGKIINIHPSLLPAFPGKDAVGQALTYGVKVSGVTVHFVDGGMDTGAIIAQRVVEVDDHDTAESLSAAIQSVERQLYPEVVGKLAQGKIQLNGRKVISLL; encoded by the coding sequence ATGAACGAGTACCGGATTGCTGTTTTTGCATCAGGCGAAGGGACGAATTTTCAGTCATTGGTGGATGCGGCTGCGCGAGGAGAACTGGGCGGCGCCTCGGTAGAATTGCTCATCTGTGACAAGCCTGCGGCTACTGCCGTAGCTAGAGCACAGAAAGCTGGAATTGCGTGCCATACTTTTCGACCCAAGGAATATCCTTCTCGAGAAGACTATGAGCGTGAATTGGTGGCTTTACTGGAGCAGAAATCGATTGATCTCATCGTGTTAGCTGGCTACATGCGTTTGCTATCCAGCGTCATGGTCGATGCCTACGCAGGAAAAATTATTAATATTCATCCGTCACTACTTCCGGCATTTCCAGGGAAAGATGCTGTTGGACAGGCATTGACCTATGGGGTCAAGGTAAGTGGCGTTACCGTTCATTTTGTGGACGGGGGCATGGACACGGGAGCCATTATTGCCCAGCGTGTCGTGGAAGTTGACGACCATGATACAGCGGAATCTTTATCCGCAGCCATTCAATCCGTGGAACGTCAGCTATATCCAGAGGTAGTTGGCAAATTGGCCCAAGGTAAAATCCAATTAAATGGTCGCAAAGTGATTTCACTTCTCTAA
- the purH gene encoding bifunctional phosphoribosylaminoimidazolecarboxamide formyltransferase/IMP cyclohydrolase yields the protein MSIKRALVSVSDKRGIVEFCRELSKLGVEIVSTGGTSSLLSKEGIPVIGISEVTGFPEIMDGRVKTLHPAVHSGLLAVRDNEEHQRQMKELGLGYIDLVVVNLYPFAETIAKPGVTYEDAIENIDIGGPTMLRSAAKNHAFVSVVVDADDYSTVLEEIRKDGDTELNTRKRLAAKVFRHTASYDALISDYLSNVTGEPLPERYTVTYEKIQDLRYGENPHQQAAFYREPLAAKGTLTTAKQLHGKELSYNNINDANAALQIVKEFSEPTVVAVKHMNPCGVGIGGSIYEAYSKAYAADPTSIFGGIVAANRIIDGDTANKLSEIFLEIVLAPGFTKEALEILTKKKNIRLLDLGELSRSEQAESRFVVTSIEGGMVVQQNDIHAVDSDALTIVTERAPSEEELKQLLFSWKVVKHVKSNAIVLAADNMTIGVGAGQMNRVGAAKIAIEQAGDKAKGAVLASDAFFPMGDTLELAAKAGITAVIQPGGSIKDEESIKVANEYGIAMVFTGVRHFKH from the coding sequence GTGAGTATTAAAAGAGCGCTCGTCAGCGTATCGGATAAGCGGGGGATCGTGGAATTTTGCCGCGAGTTGTCCAAATTGGGTGTGGAGATCGTTTCGACAGGGGGAACGAGCAGCTTGTTGTCGAAGGAGGGCATTCCCGTCATCGGTATTTCAGAGGTAACGGGTTTTCCTGAAATTATGGATGGACGTGTTAAAACACTCCACCCTGCGGTACACAGCGGCTTGCTGGCTGTTCGGGATAATGAAGAGCATCAGCGTCAGATGAAAGAACTTGGATTGGGTTATATTGATCTGGTCGTTGTGAATCTGTATCCTTTTGCGGAAACGATCGCCAAACCCGGTGTAACTTATGAGGACGCGATTGAAAATATCGACATCGGCGGTCCAACGATGCTTCGTTCTGCGGCAAAAAATCATGCTTTTGTCAGTGTGGTAGTCGATGCTGATGACTATAGCACAGTGTTGGAGGAAATCCGTAAGGATGGCGATACGGAGCTCAATACCCGTAAGCGTTTGGCCGCAAAAGTTTTCCGTCATACGGCGTCATACGACGCTTTGATATCCGATTATTTGTCGAATGTGACAGGCGAGCCGTTGCCTGAGCGTTACACTGTAACCTATGAAAAAATTCAGGATTTGCGTTATGGCGAAAATCCACATCAGCAGGCGGCATTTTACCGTGAGCCATTGGCGGCAAAGGGTACGCTGACAACAGCGAAACAACTTCACGGCAAAGAGCTGTCTTACAATAACATCAATGATGCTAATGCCGCTTTGCAAATCGTCAAAGAATTCAGCGAACCTACCGTAGTAGCAGTTAAGCATATGAATCCTTGTGGTGTGGGAATTGGCGGAAGTATTTACGAAGCGTACAGCAAGGCGTATGCAGCTGATCCAACCTCGATTTTCGGTGGCATCGTAGCGGCTAACCGGATTATTGATGGTGATACAGCGAATAAGCTGAGTGAGATCTTTTTGGAAATTGTACTGGCACCGGGCTTTACGAAAGAAGCATTGGAGATTTTAACGAAAAAGAAAAATATTCGTTTGCTTGATCTGGGTGAGCTTTCCCGGTCTGAACAGGCAGAGAGCCGTTTCGTCGTGACTTCCATTGAAGGCGGTATGGTAGTTCAGCAAAATGACATTCACGCTGTAGATTCGGATGCACTTACAATTGTAACGGAGCGGGCACCATCCGAGGAAGAACTGAAACAGCTTTTGTTTAGCTGGAAAGTGGTTAAGCATGTGAAATCCAACGCCATCGTACTGGCGGCAGATAATATGACCATTGGCGTAGGCGCAGGACAAATGAACCGTGTCGGTGCGGCCAAGATTGCTATCGAGCAGGCCGGTGACAAAGCAAAAGGTGCCGTACTGGCATCCGATGCATTTTTCCCGATGGGCGATACGTTGGAGTTGGCAGCTAAAGCAGGCATCACAGCAGTTATTCAACCGGGTGGCTCCATTAAAGACGAAGAGTCCATCAAAGTTGCTAACGAATACGGCATTGCCATGGTCTTTACAGGCGTACGTCATTTCAAGCACTAA
- the purD gene encoding phosphoribosylamine--glycine ligase encodes MDILVIGGGGREHAIVWALKKSPKAGQIYCAPGNAGIGQLAECVPIPVSDFDALTELAESKKVGLVVVGPDDPLADGIVDAFEAKGIPVFGPRKNAAEIEGSKIFMKDLLHKYHIPTATYRKFYTYEEAHAYLKEQPIPVVIKADGLAAGKGVTVAYSMEEAEKALSDIMVTKVFGEAGAQVVIEEFLAGQEMSILSFVDGETVRPMAAAQDHKPIFDGDKGPNTGGMGTYSPLPHIANSIIEEAIETIIKPTAKAMVAEGRPFRGVLFAGLMISPDGKPKTIEFNARFGDPETQVVLPRLKSDLLDIFLAAVNGTLDQVEIEWKDEAAVCVVLASGGYPGAYAKGVPIHGLEQVDEAIVFHAGTGINEQGEWVTNGGRVLGVVGLGRDIAGARNKAYEQADRITFEGKQNRTDIAAKALL; translated from the coding sequence ATGGATATTTTGGTTATCGGAGGGGGCGGCCGCGAACATGCAATTGTGTGGGCGCTGAAGAAAAGCCCCAAGGCCGGGCAAATCTATTGTGCACCAGGCAATGCTGGTATCGGACAGTTAGCGGAGTGCGTGCCGATTCCGGTGAGTGACTTTGACGCGCTGACAGAGCTGGCGGAATCCAAAAAGGTAGGACTTGTCGTGGTTGGTCCCGATGATCCACTGGCAGATGGCATTGTGGATGCTTTTGAAGCGAAAGGCATTCCAGTATTCGGACCGCGTAAAAATGCAGCGGAAATTGAAGGCAGTAAAATCTTCATGAAGGATTTACTGCACAAATATCATATTCCGACAGCAACCTATCGCAAGTTTTATACTTATGAAGAAGCACATGCATACTTGAAGGAACAACCGATTCCGGTTGTCATTAAGGCAGACGGACTCGCGGCAGGCAAAGGGGTAACGGTCGCTTACTCGATGGAGGAAGCGGAAAAGGCTCTCTCCGACATTATGGTGACCAAGGTGTTTGGTGAAGCCGGGGCACAGGTCGTGATCGAGGAGTTTCTGGCTGGTCAGGAAATGTCGATTCTCTCCTTTGTCGACGGTGAAACGGTTCGTCCGATGGCCGCGGCCCAAGACCACAAGCCCATTTTTGATGGTGACAAAGGGCCGAATACAGGTGGCATGGGTACGTATTCTCCGTTGCCTCACATAGCCAATTCTATTATTGAGGAAGCTATTGAGACGATTATTAAGCCGACGGCCAAGGCCATGGTTGCTGAAGGGCGCCCGTTCCGAGGTGTATTATTTGCCGGATTGATGATTTCGCCGGACGGCAAGCCAAAGACCATTGAGTTTAATGCACGTTTCGGTGATCCGGAAACTCAAGTGGTTCTGCCTCGTTTAAAATCCGATCTGCTCGATATTTTTCTTGCTGCTGTAAATGGCACGCTGGATCAGGTGGAGATCGAGTGGAAGGATGAAGCGGCGGTATGTGTGGTGCTGGCATCTGGAGGTTATCCTGGAGCTTACGCCAAAGGTGTACCTATCCACGGATTGGAACAGGTAGACGAAGCTATCGTGTTCCATGCTGGAACGGGCATCAACGAACAGGGTGAGTGGGTAACGAACGGCGGACGTGTATTAGGTGTGGTCGGCTTGGGACGTGATATTGCCGGGGCACGGAACAAAGCTTACGAACAGGCGGATCGTATTACCTTTGAAGGTAAACAAAACCGTACGGACATTGCGGCAAAAGCATTGCTGTAG
- a CDS encoding DinB family protein: MKTIKCMMDHLYWADGRILDALEESETKNKDLLKLVRHVAVAERVWLSRLQGKGSAQYSLWEEAEDLTAIRTMFEENAEQYRVYIEGLEESELDEMIDYANQSGVPFRTSVRDILSQVLLHGQYHRGQINRALRIESAEPVQIDYITFARLRA, from the coding sequence ATGAAGACGATCAAGTGCATGATGGACCACCTGTACTGGGCGGACGGACGCATCTTGGACGCGCTCGAGGAGAGTGAGACGAAGAACAAGGACCTTCTGAAGCTGGTTCGGCACGTCGCGGTCGCGGAACGAGTCTGGCTGTCCCGATTGCAGGGCAAGGGCAGCGCGCAATATTCATTGTGGGAGGAAGCAGAAGACCTGACGGCGATCCGGACGATGTTCGAAGAAAACGCCGAGCAATATCGCGTCTATATCGAAGGGCTCGAGGAATCCGAGTTGGACGAGATGATCGACTATGCGAACCAGAGCGGGGTTCCGTTCCGAACGTCCGTCCGGGACATCCTGTCGCAGGTCCTCTTACATGGGCAATATCACCGGGGACAGATCAACCGGGCGCTTCGGATCGAATCGGCAGAGCCTGTCCAAATCGATTACATCACGTTCGCGAGGCTCAGAGCCTAA
- a CDS encoding TetR/AcrR family transcriptional regulator encodes MARSKEFEEKEVLDKAMRLFWEQGYEKTSMTELVEHMGIHRRSLYDTFGDKHNLFLKAMDRFDDKISAALAGGVKGSKTASEALQFIFGFMIDGDEDSPAGCLMVNSAVELAARDVEVDNKSTKAFTTAEQLLREIILWGQRDGEFTSTYNAEELAEYLHNVWIGLRVMARTSASREKLHRITHISMKILE; translated from the coding sequence ATGGCGAGAAGCAAGGAGTTTGAAGAGAAAGAAGTCTTGGATAAGGCGATGCGGCTCTTTTGGGAGCAGGGGTACGAGAAAACGTCCATGACCGAGTTGGTTGAGCATATGGGTATTCATCGAAGAAGCTTGTATGATACTTTTGGAGATAAGCATAATCTGTTCCTGAAAGCGATGGATCGGTTTGACGACAAAATCAGCGCCGCGCTTGCAGGAGGGGTTAAAGGATCCAAGACCGCATCGGAGGCATTACAGTTTATTTTTGGTTTTATGATCGACGGGGATGAGGACTCGCCAGCCGGCTGCTTAATGGTGAATTCGGCCGTAGAATTGGCGGCGCGTGACGTCGAGGTGGATAACAAGTCCACGAAAGCATTCACGACAGCAGAGCAATTGCTCAGGGAGATTATTCTTTGGGGACAACGTGACGGTGAATTCACCTCCACATACAATGCTGAGGAATTGGCGGAATACCTGCATAATGTATGGATTGGGTTAAGGGTAATGGCAAGAACCTCGGCTTCCAGAGAAAAGCTTCACCGTATTACTCATATTTCGATGAAGATCCTGGAATAA
- a CDS encoding SDR family oxidoreductase, with amino-acid sequence MNISQQVAFVTGANRGFGRHLALELLSRGAKVYAGARNPQSIDIPGAIPVKLDITNPQEVAAAAMAAQDVTLLINNAGSATGATLLDGDLDQIQLEFNTHFFGTLSMIRNFAPILINNGGGSILNILSALSWFSSGGSEGAYSAAKAAAWAMTNELRLNLYPQNVRVAGLHVGFMDTDMTSGVEAPKSNPADIAKIAIDGIESDSFEILADEPSRQLQRALAGGVAAIYPQLK; translated from the coding sequence ATGAATATTTCTCAACAAGTTGCATTTGTCACTGGCGCGAACCGAGGTTTTGGTCGCCATCTTGCCCTTGAACTTCTATCCAGAGGGGCTAAGGTGTATGCCGGAGCAAGAAATCCGCAGTCCATTGACATTCCCGGTGCAATTCCTGTAAAGCTTGATATTACGAACCCTCAAGAGGTAGCGGCAGCTGCTATGGCCGCTCAAGATGTTACGCTTCTGATCAACAATGCAGGCTCGGCTACAGGAGCTACTTTGCTTGACGGTGATCTCGATCAAATACAGTTGGAATTTAATACGCACTTCTTTGGCACATTATCCATGATTCGCAATTTCGCACCTATTCTTATTAATAATGGTGGGGGATCCATACTGAATATCCTTTCCGCATTATCATGGTTCAGTAGTGGCGGGAGTGAAGGCGCTTATTCGGCTGCAAAGGCGGCTGCGTGGGCAATGACGAACGAGTTGCGCTTAAATCTGTATCCTCAAAATGTGAGAGTAGCTGGCTTGCATGTGGGCTTTATGGATACAGACATGACGTCAGGCGTTGAAGCTCCGAAGTCCAACCCTGCTGATATTGCAAAAATTGCAATTGATGGAATAGAGTCCGATAGCTTTGAAATTCTTGCTGATGAACCGAGCCGTCAACTCCAGCGTGCTCTCGCTGGCGGTGTAGCTGCTATTTACCCACAGCTTAAATGA